The Parvibaculaceae bacterium PLY_AMNH_Bact1 genome window below encodes:
- the rplU gene encoding 50S ribosomal protein L21 (Derived by automated computational analysis using gene prediction method: Protein Homology. GO_component: GO:0000311 - plastid large ribosomal subunit [Evidence IEA]; GO_component: GO:0022625 - cytosolic large ribosomal subunit [Evidence IEA]; GO_function: GO:0003735 - structural constituent of ribosome [Evidence IEA]; GO_process: GO:0006412 - translation [Evidence IEA]), with protein MFAVIRTGGKQYRVAKDDVIKVEKLGGEAGDKVDLTDVLMVGGEGTDTKVGAPLISGASVKAEIVEQGRSRKITVFKKKRRHNYRRTAGHRQHETLLKITDIAAG; from the coding sequence ATGTTCGCAGTTATCCGCACAGGCGGTAAGCAATATCGGGTCGCTAAAGACGACGTGATCAAGGTCGAAAAACTCGGCGGCGAAGCCGGCGACAAGGTCGATCTGACCGACGTTCTGATGGTTGGCGGTGAAGGCACTGACACAAAAGTCGGCGCACCTCTGATCAGTGGCGCTTCAGTGAAAGCTGAAATCGTCGAACAGGGCCGCTCGCGCAAGATCACGGTCTTCAAAAAGAAGCGCCGTCACAATTACCGCCGCACAGCCGGTCATCGTCAGCACGAGACGCTGTTGAAAATCACGGACATCGCTGCAGGCTAA
- the rpmA gene encoding 50S ribosomal protein L27 (Derived by automated computational analysis using gene prediction method: Protein Homology. GO_component: GO:0000315 - organellar large ribosomal subunit [Evidence IEA]; GO_component: GO:0022625 - cytosolic large ribosomal subunit [Evidence IEA]; GO_function: GO:0003735 - structural constituent of ribosome [Evidence IEA]; GO_process: GO:0006412 - translation [Evidence IEA]) — MAHKKAGGSSRNGRDSEGRRLGVKKSGGQAVIPGNIIIRQRGTKWHPGENVGMGKDHTIFATVEGTVNFRTRAGGRTYVSVLSSDVPAAKAAD, encoded by the coding sequence ATGGCTCATAAAAAAGCAGGCGGTTCATCCCGTAACGGTCGCGACAGTGAAGGCCGCCGTCTTGGCGTCAAGAAATCTGGCGGCCAGGCAGTGATCCCAGGCAACATCATCATCCGTCAGCGCGGAACCAAATGGCACCCAGGCGAAAATGTTGGCATGGGCAAAGATCACACGATCTTTGCAACTGTTGAAGGCACAGTGAATTTCCGCACCCGCGCAGGCGGCCGGACCTATGTCTCCGTCCTTTCATCGGACGTACCGGCAGCGAAAGCAGCAGACTAA
- a CDS encoding GNAT family N-acetyltransferase (Derived by automated computational analysis using gene prediction method: Protein Homology.), with translation MIAETLSLAGDKVKLRPFTLDDASNVQELVSNWNVASMVARIPHPYPDGAAEEWISGHSERRAAGDHWPFAIETKKSGFVGAIGLSRTESGSFEIGYWIGEPYWGRGIASEATRVLVEFAFDILGLDHIASGHFKDNPASGRILTKIGFQKTGEEKRFCLARGEELDCITLILAAENATR, from the coding sequence ATGATTGCCGAAACATTGAGTCTTGCAGGCGATAAGGTGAAGCTGCGTCCGTTCACATTGGACGATGCATCCAATGTGCAAGAGCTCGTCAGCAACTGGAATGTGGCTTCGATGGTAGCGCGCATTCCCCATCCCTACCCTGACGGGGCGGCAGAAGAGTGGATCTCTGGCCACAGTGAACGCCGCGCGGCAGGCGACCACTGGCCCTTTGCCATTGAAACAAAAAAATCAGGATTTGTCGGTGCTATCGGCCTGTCCAGAACCGAGAGCGGATCTTTCGAAATTGGGTACTGGATCGGTGAACCCTATTGGGGCCGGGGCATAGCCTCTGAGGCAACTCGGGTCCTCGTCGAGTTCGCCTTCGACATTCTGGGCCTTGATCACATCGCATCAGGGCATTTCAAAGACAACCCCGCATCGGGACGGATACTGACCAAAATCGGCTTTCAAAAGACCGGCGAAGAGAAACGCTTCTGCTTGGCACGCGGAGAAGAGCTAGACTGCATCACCCTTATTCTGGCAGCGGAAAACGCGACGCGATGA
- a CDS encoding GNAT family N-acetyltransferase (Derived by automated computational analysis using gene prediction method: Protein Homology.) — translation MTTILTTDRLCLRTFEPEDAALVAEYVGDWDVCSKLTRVPYPYTREMADQWIASHDASPDIICAIELDGELAGCIAQELEYGYWLGKPFWGKGIMTEASRAFVTYLFKDEGMHDLGASFFKDNPASGVVLERSGFSVTGESKVFCLARDEEVERYDVTTNRHVWEDLKDSW, via the coding sequence ATGACCACGATCCTGACCACAGACCGCCTGTGTCTCCGTACCTTCGAGCCGGAGGATGCAGCCCTCGTCGCTGAATATGTGGGCGACTGGGATGTCTGTTCCAAACTCACCCGTGTGCCTTACCCCTATACGCGGGAAATGGCAGACCAATGGATCGCAAGCCACGATGCTTCACCTGACATCATCTGTGCAATCGAACTAGACGGTGAGCTTGCAGGATGCATTGCTCAGGAGCTTGAATATGGCTACTGGCTCGGCAAGCCCTTTTGGGGCAAAGGCATTATGACGGAGGCGTCGCGCGCCTTCGTCACCTACCTCTTCAAAGACGAAGGCATGCATGATCTCGGCGCCTCCTTTTTTAAGGACAACCCCGCTTCCGGCGTGGTGCTTGAGCGCTCTGGCTTTTCAGTTACCGGCGAAAGCAAGGTCTTCTGCCTTGCGCGCGACGAAGAGGTGGAACGCTATGACGTCACAACCAATCGGCATGTCTGGGAAGACCTAAAGGATAGCTGGTAG
- a CDS encoding GNAT family N-acetyltransferase (Derived by automated computational analysis using gene prediction method: Protein Homology.), translated as MKRIFTMPGERQPVLETERLTLRAFRHEDAKTVCRLAGDWEVARMMAPVPYPYPLAAAGDWIRSHGQSAADGIDLTFAIWLKDVLIGSINIENRGDDTVGIGYWIGKDYWSKGYASEAVTKILRYAFGELSINLLLTDLFADNLASARVLEKAGFTFSCEKSGWSEARQETCPKREYRLTQERWQAQKGLL; from the coding sequence ATGAAACGCATCTTCACAATGCCCGGCGAGAGACAACCTGTTCTGGAAACAGAACGGCTGACACTCCGTGCTTTCAGGCATGAGGACGCCAAGACCGTTTGCAGGTTAGCCGGTGATTGGGAGGTGGCACGCATGATGGCGCCTGTGCCCTACCCATACCCTCTCGCAGCCGCAGGAGATTGGATCAGAAGCCACGGACAGTCTGCCGCCGACGGCATCGATCTCACCTTCGCCATTTGGTTGAAAGACGTACTTATCGGCTCGATTAACATTGAGAACCGGGGCGACGATACAGTCGGCATCGGGTATTGGATCGGCAAAGATTATTGGAGCAAAGGCTATGCAAGCGAGGCGGTCACTAAAATCCTCCGCTACGCTTTCGGCGAGCTCAGCATTAACCTTCTTCTCACGGACCTCTTCGCCGACAACCTCGCATCTGCCCGTGTTTTAGAGAAAGCGGGCTTTACTTTCTCATGTGAAAAGTCGGGCTGGAGCGAAGCCAGACAGGAAACATGCCCTAAACGTGAGTATCGCTTGACCCAAGAGCGCTGGCAGGCTCAAAAGGGGCTGTTATGA
- the obgE gene encoding GTPase ObgE (Derived by automated computational analysis using gene prediction method: Protein Homology. GO_function: GO:0000287 - magnesium ion binding [Evidence IEA]; GO_function: GO:0003924 - GTPase activity [Evidence IEA]; GO_function: GO:0005525 - GTP binding [Evidence IEA]), with translation MKFLDQAKIYIRSGDGGAGSISFRREKYVQFGGPNGGDGGRGGHVIVECVDGLNTLIDYRYRQHFKGKTGVHGMGRDRSGPNGEDAILQVPIGTQIFEEDNETLIADMTEVGQRVVLLQGGNGGFGNAHFKTATNQAPRHANPGLEGKEMWIWLRLKLIADAGLVGLPNAGKSTFLAAVSRAKPKIADYPFTTLNPNLGVVDLDGDGFVLADIPGLIEGAHEGAGLGDRFLGHVERTNILLHLVDATEEDVVGAYQTIKGELEAYGQGLNEKPVIVALNKCDALTDDVVAERKAALEDAAGQEIMTLSGVSGEGVRPVLHKLLKEINLHRRKEAQPEEDEVSTSQGWQP, from the coding sequence ATGAAATTTCTGGACCAAGCAAAAATCTATATTCGCTCAGGCGATGGCGGCGCTGGCTCAATCAGCTTCCGGCGGGAGAAGTATGTCCAGTTCGGTGGGCCCAATGGCGGCGATGGTGGTCGCGGCGGCCATGTGATCGTGGAATGCGTTGACGGCCTGAACACCCTCATCGACTACCGCTACCGCCAGCACTTCAAAGGCAAGACCGGCGTCCACGGCATGGGTCGGGACCGCTCCGGTCCCAATGGCGAAGACGCGATCCTGCAAGTGCCCATCGGCACGCAGATCTTTGAAGAAGACAATGAAACACTGATCGCCGATATGACAGAGGTGGGTCAGCGGGTTGTCCTGCTGCAGGGCGGCAATGGCGGCTTCGGCAACGCCCACTTCAAGACCGCGACCAATCAGGCACCCCGCCACGCAAACCCAGGCCTGGAAGGCAAGGAGATGTGGATCTGGTTGCGGCTGAAACTTATCGCCGATGCCGGGCTGGTCGGCCTTCCCAATGCTGGCAAGAGCACCTTTCTCGCTGCCGTCTCGCGCGCGAAACCAAAGATTGCCGACTATCCCTTCACCACCCTCAATCCTAACCTCGGTGTGGTGGATCTCGACGGCGACGGATTTGTACTGGCCGACATTCCAGGCCTCATCGAAGGGGCACATGAAGGTGCGGGCCTGGGTGATCGATTCCTCGGACATGTAGAACGCACAAATATTCTTCTCCACTTGGTTGATGCAACAGAAGAAGACGTTGTTGGTGCCTATCAAACCATCAAAGGCGAACTGGAAGCTTATGGCCAAGGATTGAACGAGAAGCCTGTCATCGTTGCACTCAATAAATGCGATGCGTTGACCGATGATGTCGTTGCCGAACGCAAAGCAGCGCTTGAGGACGCAGCGGGCCAGGAGATCATGACCCTCTCCGGTGTGTCCGGCGAAGGTGTGCGCCCCGTGCTCCACAAGCTGCTCAAAGAAATCAATCTGCATCGCAGGAAAGAAGCCCAGCCTGAAGAAGACGAGGTATCCACCTCACAAGGGTGGCAGCCATGA
- the proB gene encoding glutamate 5-kinase (Derived by automated computational analysis using gene prediction method: Protein Homology. GO_function: GO:0004349 - glutamate 5-kinase activity [Evidence IEA]; GO_process: GO:0006561 - proline biosynthetic process [Evidence IEA]), giving the protein MSSRLEHAKRIVVKIGSALLVDSETSKLNRSWLDALMDDIAAMRGQGQDIVIVSSGAIALGRHTLGLPDGSLKLEESQAAAAAGQIHLAHAFQEALAERNLSTAQVLVTLDDTEERRRYLNARSTVTTLLKLGAVPVINENDTVATAEIRYGDNDRLAARVASMISADCLVLLSDIDGLYSAPPGEASAKHIPEVAHITADIEAMAGDAGSDLSRGGMKTKITAAHIATQAGCHMVITNGRNIHPLKALAEGAKCTWFDAHSDPNTERKRWIAAALQASGALLVDAGAAKALGEGRSLLPAGVVGIEGTFDRGDAVLVKNGTGEELARGLSAYSSGDAKEIAGHNSSEIEALLGYRGRSEMIHRDDLVLKKTLRSENKG; this is encoded by the coding sequence ATGAGTTCCCGGCTGGAGCATGCAAAACGCATTGTCGTCAAAATCGGATCAGCCCTTCTTGTTGACAGCGAGACAAGCAAGCTGAATCGGTCTTGGTTGGACGCCCTCATGGATGACATCGCGGCGATGCGCGGACAAGGCCAGGATATTGTCATTGTCTCATCAGGCGCCATTGCCCTCGGACGTCATACTCTGGGATTGCCCGACGGATCACTGAAGCTGGAGGAGAGCCAGGCCGCAGCGGCAGCTGGGCAAATTCATCTGGCGCACGCCTTTCAGGAAGCCCTGGCGGAGCGCAATCTCTCCACAGCTCAAGTCCTCGTCACACTGGACGACACCGAAGAGCGACGCCGCTATCTGAACGCGCGCTCTACAGTCACAACACTCCTAAAGCTTGGCGCCGTTCCCGTGATCAACGAGAACGACACCGTCGCCACGGCAGAAATCCGCTACGGCGATAATGACCGACTGGCTGCACGCGTCGCCTCCATGATCAGCGCCGACTGTCTTGTGCTTCTCTCTGATATTGATGGGCTCTATTCAGCGCCTCCCGGCGAGGCGTCCGCGAAACACATCCCCGAGGTCGCCCACATCACAGCAGACATTGAGGCCATGGCCGGAGATGCAGGGTCGGATCTGTCGCGTGGCGGCATGAAGACGAAAATCACCGCGGCGCACATTGCCACGCAAGCCGGCTGTCATATGGTCATCACCAATGGGCGCAACATCCATCCGCTGAAAGCCTTGGCGGAAGGAGCCAAGTGCACCTGGTTTGACGCCCATTCCGACCCCAACACGGAGCGCAAACGTTGGATCGCAGCCGCTCTCCAGGCGTCGGGCGCACTTTTGGTTGATGCAGGTGCCGCTAAGGCACTTGGCGAAGGCCGTTCACTTTTGCCCGCAGGCGTCGTCGGCATCGAAGGCACGTTTGATCGCGGCGACGCGGTTCTCGTAAAAAATGGAACTGGCGAAGAGCTCGCACGCGGTCTCTCAGCCTATTCCAGCGGGGACGCTAAGGAAATCGCGGGACATAACAGCAGTGAAATTGAAGCCCTTCTGGGCTATCGTGGACGATCTGAGATGATCCACCGGGACGATCTGGTTCTAAAGAAAACACTCAGAAGTGAGAACAAAGGATAG
- a CDS encoding glutamate-5-semialdehyde dehydrogenase (Derived by automated computational analysis using gene prediction method: Protein Homology. GO_function: GO:0004350 - glutamate-5-semialdehyde dehydrogenase activity [Evidence IEA]; GO_function: GO:0016620 - oxidoreductase activity, acting on the aldehyde or oxo group of donors, NAD or NADP as acceptor [Evidence IEA]; GO_process: GO:0006561 - proline biosynthetic process [Evidence IEA]), whose translation MSIADLNAANDDIEAIMADIGARARRAAKTLATVPTKQKDAALLASAMLVRANAGDILEANAKDMEVGRAKGLSAPMMDRLMLDDARVEAIAKGIEEVASLKDPIGDVMADWEQPSGLNISRVRVPLGVIGVIYESRPNVTADAAVLCLKAGNAAILRGGSESFHSSRAIFECLEEGMAAANLPDGAVQIVPTTDRAAVGEMLKGLDGNLDLIIPRGGRSLVERVQNEARVPVFAHLDGLCHVYVDRDADLKMAQEIVVNAKMRRTAICGAAETVLVDKAAADKNLSPIVASLIEAGCEVRGDDATQAADTRVKPATNQDYETEYLDAIISIAVVDDVKDAMRHISEYGSDHTDCIVTENADTAVRFLNEVDSAIVLHNVSTQYADGGEFGMGAEIGIATGKFHARGPVGLEQLTSFKYQVRGTGQTRP comes from the coding sequence ATGAGCATCGCCGATCTGAATGCAGCAAATGACGATATTGAAGCCATCATGGCAGATATCGGCGCGCGCGCGCGCAGAGCCGCAAAGACGCTCGCCACCGTGCCGACCAAACAAAAAGATGCAGCGCTTCTGGCAAGCGCCATGCTTGTCCGCGCCAATGCGGGAGACATCCTAGAAGCCAACGCAAAGGACATGGAGGTAGGTCGCGCCAAAGGTCTTTCAGCACCAATGATGGATCGCCTCATGCTGGACGATGCCCGCGTTGAGGCCATCGCCAAAGGCATTGAGGAAGTCGCAAGCCTGAAAGACCCCATTGGCGACGTGATGGCGGATTGGGAACAACCCAGCGGCCTAAACATTTCCCGTGTTCGCGTACCCCTTGGCGTCATCGGCGTCATCTATGAAAGCCGTCCCAATGTAACGGCAGATGCAGCCGTCCTCTGCTTGAAGGCAGGCAACGCTGCGATCCTCCGTGGAGGCTCTGAGAGTTTTCATTCAAGTCGCGCCATTTTTGAGTGCCTCGAAGAGGGCATGGCTGCCGCCAATCTGCCTGACGGCGCGGTGCAGATTGTGCCCACAACCGATCGCGCAGCCGTGGGCGAAATGCTGAAAGGTCTGGATGGCAATCTCGATCTCATCATCCCACGCGGCGGACGCTCGCTGGTGGAGCGCGTACAAAACGAAGCCCGCGTGCCTGTCTTCGCGCATCTCGATGGACTGTGTCATGTCTATGTGGACAGGGATGCAGACCTCAAGATGGCACAGGAAATTGTCGTGAATGCCAAGATGAGGCGCACGGCCATTTGCGGTGCGGCAGAAACAGTGTTGGTCGACAAGGCAGCCGCAGACAAGAATTTGAGCCCCATCGTAGCAAGCTTGATTGAAGCGGGCTGTGAAGTGCGCGGCGACGATGCGACGCAAGCAGCTGATACCCGCGTGAAGCCCGCAACAAATCAGGACTATGAGACCGAATATCTCGATGCGATCATCTCAATCGCCGTGGTGGACGATGTGAAAGACGCCATGCGCCACATAAGCGAGTATGGCTCGGACCATACCGATTGCATTGTGACCGAAAATGCAGATACAGCGGTGCGTTTTCTCAATGAAGTCGACAGCGCCATCGTGCTGCACAATGTCTCAACCCAGTATGCAGACGGCGGTGAATTTGGCATGGGTGCAGAGATCGGGATTGCCACGGGCAAGTTTCACGCGCGCGGACCTGTCGGACTGGAACAGCTCACCAGCTTTAAATACCAGGTGCGCGGAACCGGTCAGACACGGCCCTGA
- a CDS encoding nicotinate-nucleotide adenylyltransferase (Derived by automated computational analysis using gene prediction method: Protein Homology.): MNLPLVTSPGLKVGLLGGSFNPAHEGHRLVSLMALRQLQLDQVWWLVSPQNPLKSASDMAPLEARMQGAKQCAAHPRLVVTDIETHLGTRFTVDTVEALKERYREVHFVWLMGADNMIQLPRWAKWRDLVEAIPMAIYPRPGFNLKARLSPAATTYRSNWLDPSDAPMIPRLTAPALCFLEGPQNPISATQLRQES; this comes from the coding sequence GTGAACCTTCCTCTCGTAACATCTCCCGGCCTGAAAGTCGGGTTGCTTGGCGGCTCGTTTAATCCCGCCCACGAGGGACATCGCCTTGTATCACTGATGGCGCTCCGCCAATTGCAGCTTGATCAGGTCTGGTGGCTGGTTTCTCCGCAAAACCCACTCAAGTCAGCGAGTGACATGGCACCGCTGGAGGCGAGAATGCAGGGCGCAAAGCAGTGTGCCGCTCACCCGCGACTTGTCGTCACCGACATAGAAACTCATCTGGGAACCAGGTTCACGGTCGATACTGTGGAGGCGCTCAAAGAACGCTACAGAGAAGTCCACTTCGTCTGGCTGATGGGCGCGGACAACATGATCCAATTGCCGCGCTGGGCAAAATGGCGTGACCTGGTAGAAGCTATCCCGATGGCGATCTACCCCCGTCCGGGCTTTAACTTAAAAGCCCGCCTGTCGCCAGCAGCCACGACCTATCGCTCCAACTGGCTAGACCCCTCCGATGCCCCCATGATCCCAAGGCTCACGGCACCTGCTCTTTGCTTCCTCGAAGGCCCTCAGAATCCAATTTCTGCCACGCAGCTGCGTCAGGAAAGCTGA
- the rsfS gene encoding ribosome silencing factor (Derived by automated computational analysis using gene prediction method: Protein Homology. GO_function: GO:0043022 - ribosome binding [Evidence IEA]; GO_process: GO:0017148 - negative regulation of translation [Evidence IEA]) yields the protein MLDLVLTCLDDDKAEEIVSISLEGKSAIADHMVVASGRSQRHVSALADHLTRRMKEEGFGSARVEGLTQSDWVLIDGGDVIVHIFRPEVREFYKLEKMWSADVTAERIAIS from the coding sequence ATGCTCGATCTCGTTCTGACTTGTCTCGATGATGACAAGGCTGAAGAAATCGTATCGATCAGTCTTGAGGGAAAATCTGCGATCGCCGACCATATGGTCGTCGCAAGCGGCCGTTCCCAACGACATGTCAGTGCATTGGCGGATCACCTCACACGGCGCATGAAGGAAGAAGGCTTCGGCAGCGCGCGCGTGGAAGGTCTCACACAGTCAGATTGGGTTCTGATCGATGGCGGCGATGTGATCGTTCACATTTTCCGGCCAGAGGTTCGCGAGTTCTACAAGCTGGAAAAGATGTGGTCGGCCGATGTAACGGCTGAGCGGATCGCCATCAGCTAA
- the rlmH gene encoding 23S rRNA (pseudouridine(1915)-N(3))-methyltransferase RlmH (Derived by automated computational analysis using gene prediction method: Protein Homology. GO_function: GO:0008168 - methyltransferase activity [Evidence IEA]; GO_process: GO:0006364 - rRNA processing [Evidence IEA]) — MRVEIIAVGRMKPGPEKSLFDNLAKRFDGQGKALSLGPLLLTEVEEKKNLGRAELAAREGEKILQALPKGAKLIVLDERGRSLKSKEFSQKLSLWRDEGAHACAFVIGGAGGLSDEVRNRADFKLSFGSQTWPHMMARVMLCEQLYRAATILAGHPYHRDG; from the coding sequence ATGCGGGTAGAGATAATTGCCGTGGGCCGAATGAAACCGGGCCCCGAGAAGAGCCTTTTCGACAATCTCGCAAAACGGTTTGACGGCCAGGGCAAGGCGTTGAGCCTTGGACCGCTGTTGCTCACCGAAGTGGAAGAGAAGAAAAATCTCGGGCGCGCAGAGCTAGCCGCCCGCGAAGGTGAGAAGATCCTTCAGGCCTTGCCCAAGGGCGCGAAACTCATCGTCCTGGATGAGCGCGGCCGATCGTTGAAAAGCAAAGAATTTTCACAAAAGCTGAGTCTTTGGCGCGACGAAGGTGCACACGCCTGTGCATTCGTGATTGGCGGAGCGGGAGGCTTAAGCGACGAAGTCAGAAATCGCGCAGATTTCAAGCTCTCGTTCGGGTCTCAAACATGGCCACATATGATGGCGCGGGTTATGTTGTGCGAACAATTGTACCGAGCAGCAACAATTCTCGCAGGCCATCCCTACCACCGAGATGGGTAG